Proteins found in one Takifugu rubripes chromosome 15, fTakRub1.2, whole genome shotgun sequence genomic segment:
- the mlxipl gene encoding carbohydrate-responsive element-binding protein isoform X4, with amino-acid sequence MEGSYWKRRIEVVIKEYHKWRIYYKKRLQKKKDDILSILHQGQICQAKLEKWTNQMYPEPEATPVEAHMFDLDCLLSDISDTLFTMTQKPCPWASDRHEVYTSNADMIQPGLMPLQPNLDDFMDIPDIFMGHRGQPSEQSTFADCGYFENSTGTEFTPAPSPVVTAPPLLFNTQLAQPALPSVSVSQPSSNSQPVQTRSDQACGEYQTLGSLLFEHQSYPDPADSVVYASSIDQPTSSAVTFMHPLPCHKYSYCTAISVTPTVITHTASTVGVQGFGYQATGLHQTEGTYHQTPGFSLGFPSDPLTMLPPVTVTDCFPVLEPMAVTEVRGKHKQKSGGVRRAGPSGGQSGPSASYAPTPTLAKLLSSGSREQKPLIGFDQTGKGRRSSTPSSSSSCSAHVDAALPLRHHGANWPAGMPLMMPQNNPQPSLTLPSNDSAVSALLTHSLAHNSATLLVPKTEKLSPVQLHATDGNSLTVRFPEHPGQTSPPNLTDKMPTPESTPASFSGHAKMETDKQTETRRITHISAEQKRRFNIKLGFDTLHNLVAMLSSQPSIKVSKATTLQKTAEYINKMQQERTQLHEETQRLKEEIQLLNSAINVSQLQLPATGVPITQQRFDHMRQMFKEYVRAQTLQNWKFWIFSIIIEPLFESYNGMVSTASMEELCRSTLSWLDQHCSLPALRPMVLRSLRLLSTTTAILTDPSLLPEQATLAVTQSDHSALLEHSLHPPTRDSIHPCDC; translated from the exons ATGGAGGGCAGCTACTGGAAGCGAAGGATTGAGGTGGTGATCAAGGAATATCACAAGTGGAGGATCTACTACAAGAAGAGG TTGCAGAAAAAGAAGGATGATATCCTCTCAATCCTGCACCAG GGTCAGATCTGCCAGGCAAAGCTGGAGAAGTGGACCAATCAGATGTACCCGGAACCCGAGGCCACGCCAGTGGAGGCCCACATGTTTGATCTGGACTGCCTTCTGTCCGATATCTCTGACACACTGTTCACCATGACACAGAAGCCGTGTCCCTGGGCCAGTGACCGACATGAAG TGTACACCAGCAATGCAGATATGATCCAGCCAGGCCTGATGCCGCTCCAGCCCAACCTGGATGATTTCATGGATATACCAG ACATCTTTATGGGCCACCGGGGCCAGCCCTCTGAACAGTCTACATTTGCTGACTGTGGTTATTTTGAGAATTCAACCGGCACAGAGTTCACCCCGGCCCCCTCCCCTGTGGTTACAGCACCTCCATTACTCTTCAACACCCAGCTGGCTCAG CCTGCTCTGCCCTCTGTGAGTGTGTCACAGCCATCATCTAACAGCCAGCCAGTCCAGACCAGGTCAGACCAGGCTTGTGGGGAATACCAAACATTGGGCAGCTTGCTGTTTGAACATCAGTCCTATCCTGATCCAGCCGATTCAGTCGTGTACGCAAGCAGCATCGACCAGCCAACCTCCTCAGCCGTAACTTTTATGCACCCGCTCCCGTGCCACAAGTACAGTTACTGCACAGCCATCAGCGTCACACCCACTGTCATCACACACACTGCCTCCACTGTGGGGGTTCAGGGCTTTGGGTACCAGGCTACTGGCCTCCATCAGACAGAGGGCACATACCACCAGACACCTGGCTTCTCTCTGGGTTTCCCATCTGACCCACTCACGATGCTTCCACCCGTCACTGTGACTGACTGCTTCCCGGTACTGGAGCCGATGGCTgtgacagaggtcagaggcaagcacaaacaaaagtcaggaggggtgaggagggctgGCCCCTCTGGAGGTCAATCGGGCCCTTCTGCTAGCTACGCACCCACACCCACCTTGGCTAAGCTGCTCTCCTCTGGCAGCCGTGAAC AAAAGCCATTAATTGGATTTGATCAGACCGGCAAAGGTCGGAGGTCATCAACTCCCAGTTCCTCG TCCAGCTGCAGTGCACATGTTGATGCTGCTTTACCCCTGCGGCATCATGGAGCCAACTGGCCAGCCGGCATGCCATTGATGATGCCACAGAACAACCCACAGCCCTCCCTCACACTCCCCTCCAACGACTCGGCGGTGtctgctctgctcacacacagctTAGCTCACAATAGCGCAACCCTCCTCGTCCCCAAGACTGAGAAACTGTCTCCTGTCCAGCTGCATGCCACAGACGGGAACAGCTTAACTG TTCGTTTTCCAGAACATCCAGGCCAAACGTCACCACCAAACCTGACAGATAAGATGCCCACCCCAGAGTCCACACCGGCATCCTTCTCGGGACATGCAAAGATGGAAACAGATAAG CAAACAGAGACCAGGAGAATCACTCACATTTCTGCAGAGCAGAAGCGGCGTTTCAACATCAAACTGGGATTTGACACTTTACATAATCTTGTGGCAATGCTCAGCTCTCAGCCAAGCATAAAG GTCAGTAAAGCCACCACACTGCAGAAGACCGCTGAGTACATCAACAAGATGCAGCAGGAGAGAACTCAGCTGCATGAGGAAACTCAGAGACTCAAAGAGGAGATCCAGCTCCTGAACTCTGCCATCAA TGTGAGCCAACTGCAACTTCCAGCCACTGGTGTTCCCATCACACAGCAACGCTTTGACCACATGAGGCAGATGTTCAAGGAGTATGTCCGGGCCCAGACGCTGCAGAACTGGAAGTTCTGGATC TTCAGTATCATAATCGAGCCACTGTTTGAGTCCTACAATGGGATGGTATCCACAGCTAGCATGGAGGAGCTCTGTAGATCTACTCTCTCCTGGCTGGACCAGCACTGCTCACTGCCTGCGTTAAGACCCA TGGTTCTGCGTTCACTCCGTCTCCTGAGCACCACCACAGCCATCCTGACAGACCCCAGCTTACTCCCGGAGCAGGCCACCCTTGCTGTTACCCAGAGTGACCACTCTGCTCTCCTGGAACACTCCTTACATCCCCCCACTAGGGACAGCATACACCCATGTGACTGTTGA
- the mlxipl gene encoding carbohydrate-responsive element-binding protein isoform X1 — MACKGKSCSARRNHLQDFSDSDSEADGEAARVAGTGASSGSLPRSQVIHSGHFMVSSPHNDLALRRRRSGGFLKYDFDTVNRTWCQTYRYGPLSSGSLSIDPTLTRLFDCMSLAYSGKIVSPKWKSFKGLRLLWRDKIRLNNAIWRAWFIQYLEKRKNPVCGFVTPLEGSEADSHGKPEAIVMEGSYWKRRIEVVIKEYHKWRIYYKKRLQKKKDDILSILHQGQICQAKLEKWTNQMYPEPEATPVEAHMFDLDCLLSDISDTLFTMTQKPCPWASDRHEVYTSNADMIQPGLMPLQPNLDDFMDIPDIFMGHRGQPSEQSTFADCGYFENSTGTEFTPAPSPVVTAPPLLFNTQLAQPALPSVSVSQPSSNSQPVQTRSDQACGEYQTLGSLLFEHQSYPDPADSVVYASSIDQPTSSAVTFMHPLPCHKYSYCTAISVTPTVITHTASTVGVQGFGYQATGLHQTEGTYHQTPGFSLGFPSDPLTMLPPVTVTDCFPVLEPMAVTEVRGKHKQKSGGVRRAGPSGGQSGPSASYAPTPTLAKLLSSGSREQKPLIGFDQTGKGRRSSTPSSSSSCSAHVDAALPLRHHGANWPAGMPLMMPQNNPQPSLTLPSNDSAVSALLTHSLAHNSATLLVPKTEKLSPVQLHATDGNSLTVRFPEHPGQTSPPNLTDKMPTPESTPASFSGHAKMETDKQTETRRITHISAEQKRRFNIKLGFDTLHNLVAMLSSQPSIKVSKATTLQKTAEYINKMQQERTQLHEETQRLKEEIQLLNSAINVSQLQLPATGVPITQQRFDHMRQMFKEYVRAQTLQNWKFWIFSIIIEPLFESYNGMVSTASMEELCRSTLSWLDQHCSLPALRPMVLRSLRLLSTTTAILTDPSLLPEQATLAVTQSDHSALLEHSLHPPTRDSIHPCDC, encoded by the exons ATGGCGTGTAAAGGCAAAAGCTGTTCCGCCCGACGAAACCACCTCCAGGACTTCTCGGACTCGGACTCCGAAGCGGACGGAGAAGCCGCCCGTGTCGCCGGTACCGGAGCCTCCAGCGGCTCTTTACCCCGCTCTCAGGTCATCCACAGCGGACACTTCATGGTGTCGTCGCCCCACAACGACTTGGCGCTTCGTAGGAGAAGAAGCGGGGGCTTTCTGAAGTACGACTTCGACACGGTGAACAGAACTTGGTGTCAGACGTACCGGTACGGGCCCCTCAGCTCCGGGAGCCTCAGCATTGACCCAACTCTGACACGCCTGTTCGACTGCATGTCCCTGGCCTACAG TGGCAAGATAGTGTCCCCTAAATGGAAGTCTTTTAAGGGCCTGCGCTTACTGTGGAGAGATAAGATCCGTCTGAATAATGCCATCTGGAGAGCTTGGTTCATTCAGT atctggagaagaggaagaatcCAGTTTGTGGGTTTGTCACCCCACTGGAGGGCTCTGAGGCTGATTCCCATGGGAAGCCTGAG GCGATTGTGATGGAGGGCAGCTACTGGAAGCGAAGGATTGAGGTGGTGATCAAGGAATATCACAAGTGGAGGATCTACTACAAGAAGAGG TTGCAGAAAAAGAAGGATGATATCCTCTCAATCCTGCACCAG GGTCAGATCTGCCAGGCAAAGCTGGAGAAGTGGACCAATCAGATGTACCCGGAACCCGAGGCCACGCCAGTGGAGGCCCACATGTTTGATCTGGACTGCCTTCTGTCCGATATCTCTGACACACTGTTCACCATGACACAGAAGCCGTGTCCCTGGGCCAGTGACCGACATGAAG TGTACACCAGCAATGCAGATATGATCCAGCCAGGCCTGATGCCGCTCCAGCCCAACCTGGATGATTTCATGGATATACCAG ACATCTTTATGGGCCACCGGGGCCAGCCCTCTGAACAGTCTACATTTGCTGACTGTGGTTATTTTGAGAATTCAACCGGCACAGAGTTCACCCCGGCCCCCTCCCCTGTGGTTACAGCACCTCCATTACTCTTCAACACCCAGCTGGCTCAG CCTGCTCTGCCCTCTGTGAGTGTGTCACAGCCATCATCTAACAGCCAGCCAGTCCAGACCAGGTCAGACCAGGCTTGTGGGGAATACCAAACATTGGGCAGCTTGCTGTTTGAACATCAGTCCTATCCTGATCCAGCCGATTCAGTCGTGTACGCAAGCAGCATCGACCAGCCAACCTCCTCAGCCGTAACTTTTATGCACCCGCTCCCGTGCCACAAGTACAGTTACTGCACAGCCATCAGCGTCACACCCACTGTCATCACACACACTGCCTCCACTGTGGGGGTTCAGGGCTTTGGGTACCAGGCTACTGGCCTCCATCAGACAGAGGGCACATACCACCAGACACCTGGCTTCTCTCTGGGTTTCCCATCTGACCCACTCACGATGCTTCCACCCGTCACTGTGACTGACTGCTTCCCGGTACTGGAGCCGATGGCTgtgacagaggtcagaggcaagcacaaacaaaagtcaggaggggtgaggagggctgGCCCCTCTGGAGGTCAATCGGGCCCTTCTGCTAGCTACGCACCCACACCCACCTTGGCTAAGCTGCTCTCCTCTGGCAGCCGTGAAC AAAAGCCATTAATTGGATTTGATCAGACCGGCAAAGGTCGGAGGTCATCAACTCCCAGTTCCTCG TCCAGCTGCAGTGCACATGTTGATGCTGCTTTACCCCTGCGGCATCATGGAGCCAACTGGCCAGCCGGCATGCCATTGATGATGCCACAGAACAACCCACAGCCCTCCCTCACACTCCCCTCCAACGACTCGGCGGTGtctgctctgctcacacacagctTAGCTCACAATAGCGCAACCCTCCTCGTCCCCAAGACTGAGAAACTGTCTCCTGTCCAGCTGCATGCCACAGACGGGAACAGCTTAACTG TTCGTTTTCCAGAACATCCAGGCCAAACGTCACCACCAAACCTGACAGATAAGATGCCCACCCCAGAGTCCACACCGGCATCCTTCTCGGGACATGCAAAGATGGAAACAGATAAG CAAACAGAGACCAGGAGAATCACTCACATTTCTGCAGAGCAGAAGCGGCGTTTCAACATCAAACTGGGATTTGACACTTTACATAATCTTGTGGCAATGCTCAGCTCTCAGCCAAGCATAAAG GTCAGTAAAGCCACCACACTGCAGAAGACCGCTGAGTACATCAACAAGATGCAGCAGGAGAGAACTCAGCTGCATGAGGAAACTCAGAGACTCAAAGAGGAGATCCAGCTCCTGAACTCTGCCATCAA TGTGAGCCAACTGCAACTTCCAGCCACTGGTGTTCCCATCACACAGCAACGCTTTGACCACATGAGGCAGATGTTCAAGGAGTATGTCCGGGCCCAGACGCTGCAGAACTGGAAGTTCTGGATC TTCAGTATCATAATCGAGCCACTGTTTGAGTCCTACAATGGGATGGTATCCACAGCTAGCATGGAGGAGCTCTGTAGATCTACTCTCTCCTGGCTGGACCAGCACTGCTCACTGCCTGCGTTAAGACCCA TGGTTCTGCGTTCACTCCGTCTCCTGAGCACCACCACAGCCATCCTGACAGACCCCAGCTTACTCCCGGAGCAGGCCACCCTTGCTGTTACCCAGAGTGACCACTCTGCTCTCCTGGAACACTCCTTACATCCCCCCACTAGGGACAGCATACACCCATGTGACTGTTGA
- the mlxipl gene encoding carbohydrate-responsive element-binding protein isoform X2, with protein MACKGKSCSARRNHLQDFSDSDSEADGEAARVAGTGASSGSLPRSQVIHSGHFMVSSPHNDLALRRRRSGGFLKYDFDTVNRTWCQTYRYGPLSSGSLSIDPTLTRLFDCMSLAYSGKIVSPKWKSFKGLRLLWRDKIRLNNAIWRAWFIQYLEKRKNPVCGFVTPLEGSEADSHGKPEAIVMEGSYWKRRIEVVIKEYHKWRIYYKKRLQKKKDDILSILHQGQICQAKLEKWTNQMYPEPEATPVEAHMFDLDCLLSDISDTLFTMTQKPCPWASDRHEVYTSNADMIQPGLMPLQPNLDDFMDIPDIFMGHRGQPSEQSTFADCGYFENSTGTEFTPAPSPVVTAPPLLFNTQLAQPSSNSQPVQTRSDQACGEYQTLGSLLFEHQSYPDPADSVVYASSIDQPTSSAVTFMHPLPCHKYSYCTAISVTPTVITHTASTVGVQGFGYQATGLHQTEGTYHQTPGFSLGFPSDPLTMLPPVTVTDCFPVLEPMAVTEVRGKHKQKSGGVRRAGPSGGQSGPSASYAPTPTLAKLLSSGSREQKPLIGFDQTGKGRRSSTPSSSSSCSAHVDAALPLRHHGANWPAGMPLMMPQNNPQPSLTLPSNDSAVSALLTHSLAHNSATLLVPKTEKLSPVQLHATDGNSLTVRFPEHPGQTSPPNLTDKMPTPESTPASFSGHAKMETDKQTETRRITHISAEQKRRFNIKLGFDTLHNLVAMLSSQPSIKVSKATTLQKTAEYINKMQQERTQLHEETQRLKEEIQLLNSAINVSQLQLPATGVPITQQRFDHMRQMFKEYVRAQTLQNWKFWIFSIIIEPLFESYNGMVSTASMEELCRSTLSWLDQHCSLPALRPMVLRSLRLLSTTTAILTDPSLLPEQATLAVTQSDHSALLEHSLHPPTRDSIHPCDC; from the exons ATGGCGTGTAAAGGCAAAAGCTGTTCCGCCCGACGAAACCACCTCCAGGACTTCTCGGACTCGGACTCCGAAGCGGACGGAGAAGCCGCCCGTGTCGCCGGTACCGGAGCCTCCAGCGGCTCTTTACCCCGCTCTCAGGTCATCCACAGCGGACACTTCATGGTGTCGTCGCCCCACAACGACTTGGCGCTTCGTAGGAGAAGAAGCGGGGGCTTTCTGAAGTACGACTTCGACACGGTGAACAGAACTTGGTGTCAGACGTACCGGTACGGGCCCCTCAGCTCCGGGAGCCTCAGCATTGACCCAACTCTGACACGCCTGTTCGACTGCATGTCCCTGGCCTACAG TGGCAAGATAGTGTCCCCTAAATGGAAGTCTTTTAAGGGCCTGCGCTTACTGTGGAGAGATAAGATCCGTCTGAATAATGCCATCTGGAGAGCTTGGTTCATTCAGT atctggagaagaggaagaatcCAGTTTGTGGGTTTGTCACCCCACTGGAGGGCTCTGAGGCTGATTCCCATGGGAAGCCTGAG GCGATTGTGATGGAGGGCAGCTACTGGAAGCGAAGGATTGAGGTGGTGATCAAGGAATATCACAAGTGGAGGATCTACTACAAGAAGAGG TTGCAGAAAAAGAAGGATGATATCCTCTCAATCCTGCACCAG GGTCAGATCTGCCAGGCAAAGCTGGAGAAGTGGACCAATCAGATGTACCCGGAACCCGAGGCCACGCCAGTGGAGGCCCACATGTTTGATCTGGACTGCCTTCTGTCCGATATCTCTGACACACTGTTCACCATGACACAGAAGCCGTGTCCCTGGGCCAGTGACCGACATGAAG TGTACACCAGCAATGCAGATATGATCCAGCCAGGCCTGATGCCGCTCCAGCCCAACCTGGATGATTTCATGGATATACCAG ACATCTTTATGGGCCACCGGGGCCAGCCCTCTGAACAGTCTACATTTGCTGACTGTGGTTATTTTGAGAATTCAACCGGCACAGAGTTCACCCCGGCCCCCTCCCCTGTGGTTACAGCACCTCCATTACTCTTCAACACCCAGCTGGCTCAG CCATCATCTAACAGCCAGCCAGTCCAGACCAGGTCAGACCAGGCTTGTGGGGAATACCAAACATTGGGCAGCTTGCTGTTTGAACATCAGTCCTATCCTGATCCAGCCGATTCAGTCGTGTACGCAAGCAGCATCGACCAGCCAACCTCCTCAGCCGTAACTTTTATGCACCCGCTCCCGTGCCACAAGTACAGTTACTGCACAGCCATCAGCGTCACACCCACTGTCATCACACACACTGCCTCCACTGTGGGGGTTCAGGGCTTTGGGTACCAGGCTACTGGCCTCCATCAGACAGAGGGCACATACCACCAGACACCTGGCTTCTCTCTGGGTTTCCCATCTGACCCACTCACGATGCTTCCACCCGTCACTGTGACTGACTGCTTCCCGGTACTGGAGCCGATGGCTgtgacagaggtcagaggcaagcacaaacaaaagtcaggaggggtgaggagggctgGCCCCTCTGGAGGTCAATCGGGCCCTTCTGCTAGCTACGCACCCACACCCACCTTGGCTAAGCTGCTCTCCTCTGGCAGCCGTGAAC AAAAGCCATTAATTGGATTTGATCAGACCGGCAAAGGTCGGAGGTCATCAACTCCCAGTTCCTCG TCCAGCTGCAGTGCACATGTTGATGCTGCTTTACCCCTGCGGCATCATGGAGCCAACTGGCCAGCCGGCATGCCATTGATGATGCCACAGAACAACCCACAGCCCTCCCTCACACTCCCCTCCAACGACTCGGCGGTGtctgctctgctcacacacagctTAGCTCACAATAGCGCAACCCTCCTCGTCCCCAAGACTGAGAAACTGTCTCCTGTCCAGCTGCATGCCACAGACGGGAACAGCTTAACTG TTCGTTTTCCAGAACATCCAGGCCAAACGTCACCACCAAACCTGACAGATAAGATGCCCACCCCAGAGTCCACACCGGCATCCTTCTCGGGACATGCAAAGATGGAAACAGATAAG CAAACAGAGACCAGGAGAATCACTCACATTTCTGCAGAGCAGAAGCGGCGTTTCAACATCAAACTGGGATTTGACACTTTACATAATCTTGTGGCAATGCTCAGCTCTCAGCCAAGCATAAAG GTCAGTAAAGCCACCACACTGCAGAAGACCGCTGAGTACATCAACAAGATGCAGCAGGAGAGAACTCAGCTGCATGAGGAAACTCAGAGACTCAAAGAGGAGATCCAGCTCCTGAACTCTGCCATCAA TGTGAGCCAACTGCAACTTCCAGCCACTGGTGTTCCCATCACACAGCAACGCTTTGACCACATGAGGCAGATGTTCAAGGAGTATGTCCGGGCCCAGACGCTGCAGAACTGGAAGTTCTGGATC TTCAGTATCATAATCGAGCCACTGTTTGAGTCCTACAATGGGATGGTATCCACAGCTAGCATGGAGGAGCTCTGTAGATCTACTCTCTCCTGGCTGGACCAGCACTGCTCACTGCCTGCGTTAAGACCCA TGGTTCTGCGTTCACTCCGTCTCCTGAGCACCACCACAGCCATCCTGACAGACCCCAGCTTACTCCCGGAGCAGGCCACCCTTGCTGTTACCCAGAGTGACCACTCTGCTCTCCTGGAACACTCCTTACATCCCCCCACTAGGGACAGCATACACCCATGTGACTGTTGA
- the mlxipl gene encoding carbohydrate-responsive element-binding protein isoform X3 yields the protein MACKGKSCSARRNHLQDFSDSDSEADGEAARVAGTGASSGSLPRSQVIHSGHFMVSSPHNDLALRRRRSGGFLKYDFDTVNRTWCQTYRYGPLSSGSLSIDPTLTRLFDCMSLAYSGKIVSPKWKSFKGLRLLWRDKIRLNNAIWRAWFIQYLEKRKNPVCGFVTPLEGSEADSHGKPEAIVMEGSYWKRRIEVVIKEYHKWRIYYKKRLQKKKDDILSILHQGQICQAKLEKWTNQMYPEPEATPVEAHMFDLDCLLSDISDTLFTMTQKPCPWASDRHEVYTSNADMIQPGLMPLQPNLDDFMDIPDIFMGHRGQPSEQSTFADCGYFENSTGTEFTPAPSPVVTAPPLLFNTQLAQPALPSVSVSQPSSNSQPVQTRSDQACGEYQTLGSLLFEHQSYPDPADSVVYASSIDQPTSSAVTFMHPLPCHKYSYCTAISVTPTVITHTASTVGVQGFGYQATGLHQTEGTYHQTPGFSLGFPSDPLTMLPPVTVTDCFPVLEPMAVTEVRGKHKQKSGGVRRAGPSGGQSGPSASYAPTPTLAKLLSSGSREQKPLIGFDQTGKGRRSSTPSSSSSCSAHVDAALPLRHHGANWPAGMPLMMPQNNPQPSLTLPSNDSAVSALLTHSLAHNSATLLVPKTEKLSPVQLHATDGNSLTVRFPEHPGQTSPPNLTDKMPTPESTPASFSGHAKMETDKQTETRRITHISAEQKRRFNIKLGFDTLHNLVAMLSSQPSIKVQCADKRHCSARSP from the exons ATGGCGTGTAAAGGCAAAAGCTGTTCCGCCCGACGAAACCACCTCCAGGACTTCTCGGACTCGGACTCCGAAGCGGACGGAGAAGCCGCCCGTGTCGCCGGTACCGGAGCCTCCAGCGGCTCTTTACCCCGCTCTCAGGTCATCCACAGCGGACACTTCATGGTGTCGTCGCCCCACAACGACTTGGCGCTTCGTAGGAGAAGAAGCGGGGGCTTTCTGAAGTACGACTTCGACACGGTGAACAGAACTTGGTGTCAGACGTACCGGTACGGGCCCCTCAGCTCCGGGAGCCTCAGCATTGACCCAACTCTGACACGCCTGTTCGACTGCATGTCCCTGGCCTACAG TGGCAAGATAGTGTCCCCTAAATGGAAGTCTTTTAAGGGCCTGCGCTTACTGTGGAGAGATAAGATCCGTCTGAATAATGCCATCTGGAGAGCTTGGTTCATTCAGT atctggagaagaggaagaatcCAGTTTGTGGGTTTGTCACCCCACTGGAGGGCTCTGAGGCTGATTCCCATGGGAAGCCTGAG GCGATTGTGATGGAGGGCAGCTACTGGAAGCGAAGGATTGAGGTGGTGATCAAGGAATATCACAAGTGGAGGATCTACTACAAGAAGAGG TTGCAGAAAAAGAAGGATGATATCCTCTCAATCCTGCACCAG GGTCAGATCTGCCAGGCAAAGCTGGAGAAGTGGACCAATCAGATGTACCCGGAACCCGAGGCCACGCCAGTGGAGGCCCACATGTTTGATCTGGACTGCCTTCTGTCCGATATCTCTGACACACTGTTCACCATGACACAGAAGCCGTGTCCCTGGGCCAGTGACCGACATGAAG TGTACACCAGCAATGCAGATATGATCCAGCCAGGCCTGATGCCGCTCCAGCCCAACCTGGATGATTTCATGGATATACCAG ACATCTTTATGGGCCACCGGGGCCAGCCCTCTGAACAGTCTACATTTGCTGACTGTGGTTATTTTGAGAATTCAACCGGCACAGAGTTCACCCCGGCCCCCTCCCCTGTGGTTACAGCACCTCCATTACTCTTCAACACCCAGCTGGCTCAG CCTGCTCTGCCCTCTGTGAGTGTGTCACAGCCATCATCTAACAGCCAGCCAGTCCAGACCAGGTCAGACCAGGCTTGTGGGGAATACCAAACATTGGGCAGCTTGCTGTTTGAACATCAGTCCTATCCTGATCCAGCCGATTCAGTCGTGTACGCAAGCAGCATCGACCAGCCAACCTCCTCAGCCGTAACTTTTATGCACCCGCTCCCGTGCCACAAGTACAGTTACTGCACAGCCATCAGCGTCACACCCACTGTCATCACACACACTGCCTCCACTGTGGGGGTTCAGGGCTTTGGGTACCAGGCTACTGGCCTCCATCAGACAGAGGGCACATACCACCAGACACCTGGCTTCTCTCTGGGTTTCCCATCTGACCCACTCACGATGCTTCCACCCGTCACTGTGACTGACTGCTTCCCGGTACTGGAGCCGATGGCTgtgacagaggtcagaggcaagcacaaacaaaagtcaggaggggtgaggagggctgGCCCCTCTGGAGGTCAATCGGGCCCTTCTGCTAGCTACGCACCCACACCCACCTTGGCTAAGCTGCTCTCCTCTGGCAGCCGTGAAC AAAAGCCATTAATTGGATTTGATCAGACCGGCAAAGGTCGGAGGTCATCAACTCCCAGTTCCTCG TCCAGCTGCAGTGCACATGTTGATGCTGCTTTACCCCTGCGGCATCATGGAGCCAACTGGCCAGCCGGCATGCCATTGATGATGCCACAGAACAACCCACAGCCCTCCCTCACACTCCCCTCCAACGACTCGGCGGTGtctgctctgctcacacacagctTAGCTCACAATAGCGCAACCCTCCTCGTCCCCAAGACTGAGAAACTGTCTCCTGTCCAGCTGCATGCCACAGACGGGAACAGCTTAACTG TTCGTTTTCCAGAACATCCAGGCCAAACGTCACCACCAAACCTGACAGATAAGATGCCCACCCCAGAGTCCACACCGGCATCCTTCTCGGGACATGCAAAGATGGAAACAGATAAG CAAACAGAGACCAGGAGAATCACTCACATTTCTGCAGAGCAGAAGCGGCGTTTCAACATCAAACTGGGATTTGACACTTTACATAATCTTGTGGCAATGCTCAGCTCTCAGCCAAGCATAAAGGTACAGTGTGCAGACAAGCGGCACTGTAGTGCGAGGAGCCCCTGA
- the c1qbp gene encoding complement component 1 Q subcomponent-binding protein, mitochondrial, with product MLKHIVRAAGAAVRVSSATSSATTRTLPFSCAALCSPCSVTTQPITRALWMLSNNGTSTGYRPKLFSSKVIYPSVSCGCGALHTEGDKAFGDFLSDEIKEEEKLQKNKSLPKMSGGWDLEMNGTEAKLTRNMSGEKITVTFNVNNSIPPNFEDEVEQGGQQKLEEKSEIVSAPNFVVEVTKQTSKHSLVFDCHFSEDEISHGEGEEQSEIFAIREVSFQPEGDLDWKETSYTLNTDSLDWALYDHLMDFLADRGVDNTFADELMELSTAVEHQEYIKFLEELQGFVKCN from the exons ATGCTGAAACACATTGTTCGTGCGGCTGGAGCCGCGGTTCGCGTTTCTTCTGCCACCAGCTCGGCTACAACCCGGACTCTGCCTTTCAGCTGCGCGGCACTGTGCTCCCCATGTTCGGTAACGACTCAGCCCATAACCCGGGCTCTCTGGATGCTAAGTAACAACGGCACCTCCACGGGATACAGACCCAAACTGTTCAGTTCTAAAGTGATATACCCGTCGGTGTCGTGTGGATGCGGAGCACTACACACAGAAG GTGACAAAGCATTTGGTGATTTTTTGTCTGATGaaatcaaagaggaggagaagctccagaaaaacaaaagtctTCCAAAGATGTCTGGAGGGTGGGATCTTGAGATGAATGGAACAGAGGCTAAACTCACCAGGAATATGTCTGGAGAAAA AATCACTGTCACGTTCAATGTCAATAACAGCATTCCTCCAAACTTTGAGGATGAGGTTGAGCAAGGAGGACAGCAGAAATTAGAAGAAAAG tctgAAATAGTGTCTGCACCAAATTTTGTTGTTGAAGTCACAAAACAGACTTCAAAACATTCCTTGGTGTTTGACTGCCACTTCTCTGAAGATGAA ATCAGCCATGGTGAAGGAGAGGAGCAAAGTGAAATCTTTGCCATTCGTGAGGTTAGTTTCCAGCCTGAAGGAGACTTGGACTGGAAGGAAACCAGTTATACACTAAACACAGACTCCCTGGACTGG GCCCTTTACGACCACCTTATGGACTTTCTGGCTGATCGGGGAGTTGACAACACCTTTGCCGATGAATTGATGGAGCTCAGCACTGCAGTGGAGCATCAAGAATACATCAAGTTCCTTGAAGAGCTCCAGGGCTTTGTCAAATGTAATTAA